The Methanospirillum lacunae region ATGGAGGTGTCGTTGTCTTCGGGGTATCAGACAAAACACTCGGGCGTTCAGAGGCTATTCACGGAGCAAAAGGGTACAATCTCGACACATGGAGAAGGGGAATATTTGACCGGACCAACCCTCATATTCAGGCCGAAGTCGAAGAACTGAACGTCCCTGAAGGGACCGGCCATCTCCTCATCGTCCGGATTCCGAAAGGCAACAACCCACCATACGGTACATCGAACACTCGGCGGCAATGAGTGTTCAATTAAGATTTATATTTCAACTTTTAATGAAATTATATTCTTATTATAAACATCTGTGAAAGGTGGTATTCATGTAAACCTACAAAAAGTGTCTTTAATGGTTCCAAGAAAGACATCGGTTGTAGAGATTTTCAAAATGTTTTGCGAGAAGTTGCTTTTATTCTTCAAAAGCCAGTACAGAAAAAGGTTGACCCAGTACTGTAGGACCGGGTTTTTCATGAAAAATGATTCAATGAAGTTATCCTTGTTTTTGAAGAAATACAATCACTGAAGTAAATATCACATGTCCTGCTTTCAAAACAATGTGAGGACTTACAAAGAGATTTCTTTCATTATCTGGAATATCCATATCAATTGGATTCTGTACCAGGGAACGCGAAATTCTGAGATCAAGATCACCACCAACGAGTTTAAAAGGAATATCTGATGGTTCCACGATATATTTTTTCAACTCATCAAGGGTAAAAAATTCTGGATGAGTGGCAATATTTAGGATTAACTCAGTAACCATACAAACAATTCCATTCGGTTTCAGGATTCTGAATATTTCAGACATTGATTTTTTAACATTATCTCTACTTCCAAAATGCTCAATAGAAGAAAGAGAATACGCGAAATCAAAAGTATTATCAGGAAATTTCAAATCTGTTCCGTTCATTGAAATTACTTCCAATTTTTCTTTGTTATATGGGAAAGGAGCAAATTTCTCTGGATTTTTCATCATAATGAGGCCATCCTCTGATGTCCACTCACTATAAAGATCTGTTGCAATGATTTTATCGATGTGATTTGTAAAATAATAAAGTAATTTTTCTTTTCCGGCACCTATCGAGATCGCTTTACTGCTTTGTTTTATGGCACCAAGTTTTTTTAATCCATAGATACACCTTGCATATTCCCATGATTTACGATGAATATATGTACCCTCATGAATTGACTGAAAAATATCTGCGATTTCACCAGACATTCGCCATTCAGATATATCGCAAATTCGGTTAAGAGAATCCCGATCAGTTATTCTCATATCTGAATCTTTTACGATGTTGATTCTAGGATCAAATCTCCGTGATTTAATTAATTCGATTCGATGGTTTAAAGGATGAAAAAATTCAACACCATTTTGCATAATTCATATATATCTTTTTTTTTGTTTATATTCGACTCTCACCATAATCAAGTTTAAAATTCTGAATCCTTTTGTACAAAAAGATTAAATCTAAGAATATCGACCTTTGATCTATATATAGAGATAATTGATGGTTCAAACGTCACAATGCCAAATTTGGGTTTAATCTCTTGGCTCATAGATGAAATGCGAATCTGTGAGTGTATAGACACTTGTATTTTAGTTTCTCCTTGGAAAGTATACCCTTAATCAAGTTATGCTGATAATCTAGAGACTATACCAAGTGGAGATACCCAATGATAACCAGTATAATGGCTGACATGGTCCGGTACTTTGACGGTGATGTCAGAAGAATCAATCATGCCCTCAAAGTTCATTCATTTGCACAGATTATCGCCTCTGAAAGTGAGATTGAGGATTCTAAAAAAATCTTAATCAATATTGCTGCTATACTGCATGATATTGGAATCAAAGAGGCAGAAAGAAAATACAACTCTTCTTCAGGAAAGCACCAGGAAATAGAAGGCCCTCCGATTGCACGTCAAATTCTATCACCATACCATCTTGACCCGGATCATATCGAAAGGATATGTTTTTTGATCGGAAATCATCACACCTACCGGGCTATCGATGATATAGATTTTCAGATTCTGGTAGAAGCCGACTTTCTGGTCAATTTTTTTGAAGATTCAATGAGTAATGAGTCAGTCTGGAAAATCAAAGAAAATTATTTCAAAACTCAATCCGGAACCCGGCTTCTCACAGAGATGTACCTTTAAGGATCTCTCAAGTCTGAATGAGAAAGGTAGCAACTTATTTTTCCTCGATAGCGGCATATAAAGCACCACCAGGTTCAAACTTCTTTCTCTTCTCCAAACCAAGAACATGGTGAGGATAATAAGCCCATTAAAAAAAGGATAAATTTATCCCCCTGGTGAATAAAATAAGCACAAGAGCAATAATAACCGTTCTATCTTTTTCATTCATAGGCAGAACTCACCCTGACCATTTGAGGATACATGACCAATAACTCTGAAGAACAGTGGAAGAAGATCATCGGCCTTGGTGCTTCTTCTCATCGTAAGAGTTACTACCCCGAACTGCAGGAGCAGATAATCGAATTAAAGCGAAAGAACGAAGAGTTGAATGCTATGAACGAGGAGATTCTTGCAACAGAAGAAGAACTCCGCCAAAATTATACCGAACTTCAACAACGTGAAAATGAACTGATAGCGAGCCGTTCACGTTTTCAGGAAGTTCT contains the following coding sequences:
- a CDS encoding ATP-binding protein, with amino-acid sequence MKVAIEYAVCFSNADGGVVVFGVSDKTLGRSEAIHGAKGYNLDTWRRGIFDRTNPHIQAEVEELNVPEGTGHLLIVRIPKGNNPPYGTSNTRRQ
- a CDS encoding class I SAM-dependent methyltransferase, whose protein sequence is MQNGVEFFHPLNHRIELIKSRRFDPRINIVKDSDMRITDRDSLNRICDISEWRMSGEIADIFQSIHEGTYIHRKSWEYARCIYGLKKLGAIKQSSKAISIGAGKEKLLYYFTNHIDKIIATDLYSEWTSEDGLIMMKNPEKFAPFPYNKEKLEVISMNGTDLKFPDNTFDFAYSLSSIEHFGSRDNVKKSMSEIFRILKPNGIVCMVTELILNIATHPEFFTLDELKKYIVEPSDIPFKLVGGDLDLRISRSLVQNPIDMDIPDNERNLFVSPHIVLKAGHVIFTSVIVFLQKQG
- a CDS encoding HD domain-containing protein, producing the protein MITSIMADMVRYFDGDVRRINHALKVHSFAQIIASESEIEDSKKILINIAAILHDIGIKEAERKYNSSSGKHQEIEGPPIARQILSPYHLDPDHIERICFLIGNHHTYRAIDDIDFQILVEADFLVNFFEDSMSNESVWKIKENYFKTQSGTRLLTEMYL